The following proteins are co-located in the Micromonospora viridifaciens genome:
- a CDS encoding TIGR01777 family oxidoreductase: MRILMAGASGFLGTRLVDRLTADGHQITRLVRRAPRTPDERQWDPSAAQLDPAVVAESDAVVNLAGAGVGDRRWNNEYKQLIRSSRVDTTTTLAIRIAELSAEDRPAVLLNSSAVGWYGNTGDRVVEEDSPAGEGFLADVCRVWEAATRPAEDAGVRVVRLRTGLPLHRDGGLLKPQLLPFRLGIAGRLGSGRQWLPWISMRDWLDAVALLLARDDLAGPVNVVGPNPVTNAEFTKALARQLHRPAIIPIPALALKIALGGFAHEALTSTRVLPGVLTRAAFTWAHPDLPSALHAALTE, from the coding sequence ATGCGGATCCTCATGGCCGGCGCGTCCGGCTTCCTCGGCACCCGGCTGGTCGACCGGCTCACCGCGGACGGGCATCAGATCACCCGCCTGGTCCGCCGCGCGCCGCGTACCCCTGACGAGCGGCAGTGGGACCCGTCGGCCGCGCAGCTCGACCCGGCGGTGGTGGCCGAGTCCGACGCGGTGGTCAACCTGGCCGGCGCCGGGGTGGGCGACCGACGCTGGAACAACGAGTACAAGCAGCTGATCCGCTCCAGCCGGGTGGACACCACCACGACCCTGGCGATCAGGATCGCCGAGCTGTCCGCCGAGGACCGGCCCGCGGTGCTGCTCAACTCCTCCGCCGTCGGCTGGTACGGCAACACCGGCGACCGGGTGGTCGAGGAGGACTCCCCCGCCGGCGAGGGCTTCCTGGCCGACGTCTGCCGGGTCTGGGAGGCCGCGACCCGGCCGGCCGAGGATGCCGGCGTACGGGTGGTGCGGCTGCGCACCGGGCTGCCGCTACACCGTGACGGCGGCCTGCTCAAGCCGCAGCTGCTCCCGTTCCGGCTCGGCATCGCCGGGCGACTGGGCAGCGGCCGGCAGTGGCTGCCCTGGATCTCGATGCGCGACTGGTTGGACGCCGTCGCCCTCCTGCTGGCCCGCGACGACCTCGCCGGCCCGGTCAACGTGGTCGGCCCGAATCCGGTCACCAACGCCGAGTTCACCAAGGCGCTGGCCCGTCAGCTGCACCGGCCGGCGATCATCCCGATCCCCGCGCTGGCCCTGAAGATCGCCCTCGGCGGCTTCGCACACGAGGCGCTGACCAGCACCCGCGTCCTCCCCGGCGTCCTGACCAGGGCCGCGTTCACCTGGGCCCACCCCGACCTCCCGTCCGCCCTGCACGCCGCCCTCACGGAGTGA
- a CDS encoding DEAD/DEAH box helicase family protein produces MSNFSFLRAEWPDLFREAAKAERNAIADPRTACFYARRTLEHTLTWLFQVDSTLALPYKKDLAAMIHEPTLRNLVGPGLNAKMDLIRKQGNWAVHKNAPVKSTDSLPVVRELFHVLYWVARHYTRDQAQVPASALAFDELLIPRPSHGAPQQQTSQVQLKALAEKLAAQDAALAAERERNASLDAELAKLRAEIAAAKAANEARPDEHDYDEAQTRDLFIDVLLKEAGWALDQPRDREFPVTGMPTGTGKGVVDYVLWGDDGKPLAVVEAKRARRDATAAKQQAKLYADCLEQAYGQRPVIFYTNGYEHWLWDDTTYPPRQVQGFYTKAELQLMVQRRQTRRPLHDMKINTDIVERHYQHRAIRAIGEAFEHKQREALVVMATGAGKTRTVIALVDLLMRANWVKRVLFLADRTALVKQAVNAFKAHLPEVATVNLVTEKGTEGRVYVSTYPTMMGLINDAADGVRRFGPGYFDLVIIDEAHRSVYQKYRAIFSWFDALLVGLTATPRNEIDRNTYSLFHLEDGVPTDHYDLDEAVKEAYLVPPRAINVPLKFQRDGIRYADLSDEEKDEWESLDWGDDGPPDGVDPDAVNKWLFNIDTVDKVLEVLMTRGHKVAGGDRIGKTIIFAKNNDHAKFIQERFDANYPELRGGFAEVITHQVEHAQHLIDSFSIKDKAPHIAISVDMLDTGIDVPEVVNLVFFKLVRSKSKFWQMIGRGTRLCPDLYGPGQDKQDFFIFDCCANFPYFSQDIPTAEGSLGVSLTERLFRARLELLYRLDERLPEGAASDPQADGTTSDAGLRWDIAHHLHDRVAGISLENFVVRPQRRTVQYYADFANWHRLSAEAVDEIGSKLAGLPTSVRDDDEAAKRFDLMVLRLQLGLLQVEPGYERLRRQVQEIADALLEQTSIPAVREQQQLLAEVAGDEWWQDVTLPMLELLRRRVRSLVRLIERSKRAVVYTNFADQLGELTEITIPQARVGTDFERFRAKARDFLRKHEDHVALQKVRRNRQLSPTDLAELERVLAESGVGAADDIEHARQSADGLGLFIRSLVGLDRQAATEAFSEFLDGRNPSRSQMEFIHMIIGHLTKNGVMDAGLLYESPFTDIAPQGPDGLFAEADIKRMVAILDSVRATATPAAEVA; encoded by the coding sequence ATGAGCAACTTTTCGTTCCTGCGAGCCGAGTGGCCTGACCTGTTCCGGGAGGCCGCCAAGGCCGAGCGGAACGCCATCGCCGATCCGCGTACCGCCTGCTTCTATGCCCGGCGGACGCTGGAGCACACCCTGACCTGGCTCTTCCAGGTCGACAGCACCCTTGCGCTGCCTTACAAGAAGGATCTGGCGGCGATGATCCACGAGCCGACGTTGCGCAACCTCGTCGGGCCTGGGCTGAACGCCAAGATGGATTTGATCCGCAAGCAGGGCAACTGGGCGGTGCACAAGAACGCGCCGGTCAAGTCCACCGACTCGCTGCCGGTCGTGCGGGAGCTGTTCCACGTCCTCTACTGGGTGGCCCGGCACTACACCCGCGACCAGGCGCAGGTGCCGGCGAGCGCGCTCGCTTTCGACGAGCTGCTGATCCCCCGCCCGTCCCACGGCGCTCCGCAGCAGCAGACTAGCCAGGTCCAGCTCAAGGCGCTGGCCGAGAAGCTCGCTGCCCAGGACGCCGCGCTCGCCGCCGAGCGGGAGCGCAACGCCAGCCTCGACGCCGAGCTGGCGAAGCTGCGCGCCGAGATCGCCGCCGCGAAGGCCGCCAACGAGGCGCGGCCGGACGAGCACGACTACGACGAGGCCCAGACCCGGGACCTTTTCATCGACGTGCTCCTGAAGGAGGCCGGCTGGGCGCTGGACCAGCCGCGCGACCGGGAGTTCCCGGTGACCGGCATGCCCACGGGCACCGGCAAGGGCGTGGTCGACTACGTGCTCTGGGGCGACGACGGCAAGCCGCTCGCCGTGGTCGAGGCCAAGCGCGCCCGCCGGGACGCCACCGCGGCCAAGCAGCAGGCCAAGCTCTACGCCGATTGCCTGGAGCAGGCGTACGGGCAGCGCCCGGTGATCTTCTACACCAACGGCTACGAGCACTGGCTCTGGGACGACACCACCTACCCTCCCCGACAGGTGCAGGGCTTCTACACGAAGGCGGAGCTGCAGCTCATGGTGCAGCGCCGCCAGACCCGCCGCCCGCTGCACGACATGAAGATCAACACCGACATCGTGGAGCGGCACTACCAGCACCGCGCGATCCGGGCCATCGGCGAGGCGTTCGAGCACAAGCAGCGCGAGGCGCTGGTGGTCATGGCCACCGGCGCCGGCAAGACCCGGACGGTCATCGCCCTGGTCGACCTGCTGATGCGGGCGAACTGGGTGAAGCGCGTGCTCTTCCTCGCCGACCGGACGGCCCTGGTCAAGCAGGCGGTCAACGCCTTCAAGGCGCACCTGCCCGAGGTGGCCACCGTCAACCTGGTCACCGAGAAGGGCACCGAGGGCCGGGTGTACGTCTCGACGTACCCGACCATGATGGGCCTGATCAACGACGCGGCCGACGGCGTGCGGCGCTTCGGGCCGGGCTACTTCGACCTGGTCATCATCGACGAGGCGCACCGGTCGGTCTACCAGAAGTATCGGGCGATCTTCTCCTGGTTCGACGCGCTGCTGGTGGGGCTGACCGCCACCCCGCGCAACGAGATCGACCGCAACACCTACAGCCTCTTCCACCTGGAGGACGGCGTCCCCACCGACCACTACGACCTGGACGAGGCGGTCAAGGAGGCCTACCTCGTGCCGCCGCGCGCGATCAACGTGCCGCTGAAGTTCCAGCGGGACGGCATCCGCTACGCCGACCTCAGCGACGAGGAGAAGGACGAGTGGGAGTCGCTCGACTGGGGTGACGACGGCCCGCCGGACGGGGTCGACCCGGACGCGGTCAACAAGTGGCTCTTCAACATCGACACCGTCGACAAGGTGCTCGAAGTCCTGATGACCCGCGGCCACAAGGTCGCGGGCGGGGACCGGATCGGCAAGACGATCATCTTCGCCAAGAACAACGACCACGCGAAGTTCATCCAGGAACGCTTCGACGCCAACTACCCGGAGCTGCGCGGCGGTTTCGCCGAGGTCATCACGCACCAGGTCGAGCACGCCCAGCACTTGATCGACAGCTTTTCGATCAAGGACAAGGCCCCGCACATCGCGATCTCGGTGGACATGCTCGACACCGGCATCGACGTGCCGGAGGTCGTCAACCTGGTCTTCTTCAAGCTGGTTCGGTCGAAGTCGAAGTTCTGGCAGATGATCGGCCGGGGCACCCGCCTCTGCCCCGACCTCTACGGCCCCGGCCAGGACAAGCAGGACTTCTTCATCTTCGACTGCTGCGCGAACTTCCCGTACTTCAGCCAGGACATCCCGACCGCCGAAGGCTCGCTCGGGGTGTCGCTCACCGAGCGGCTGTTCCGCGCCCGGTTGGAGCTCCTCTACCGGCTCGACGAGCGGCTGCCCGAGGGCGCCGCGTCGGACCCGCAGGCCGACGGCACCACGAGCGATGCCGGCCTCCGCTGGGACATCGCCCACCACCTGCACGACCGGGTCGCCGGCATCTCGCTGGAGAACTTCGTCGTACGCCCGCAGCGCCGCACCGTCCAGTACTACGCCGACTTCGCCAACTGGCACCGGCTCAGTGCCGAGGCCGTGGACGAGATCGGCAGCAAGCTCGCCGGCCTGCCCACCTCCGTCCGCGACGACGACGAGGCCGCCAAACGCTTCGACCTGATGGTGCTCCGCCTCCAGCTCGGCCTGCTTCAGGTCGAGCCCGGGTACGAGCGGCTGCGCCGGCAGGTGCAGGAGATCGCCGACGCCCTGCTGGAGCAGACCAGCATCCCGGCGGTCCGCGAGCAGCAGCAACTCCTGGCCGAGGTGGCCGGCGACGAGTGGTGGCAGGACGTCACCCTGCCGATGCTCGAGCTGCTGCGCCGCCGCGTCCGGTCCCTGGTCCGGCTGATCGAGCGGTCGAAGCGCGCGGTCGTCTACACCAACTTCGCCGACCAGCTCGGCGAGCTGACCGAGATCACCATCCCGCAGGCGAGGGTGGGCACCGACTTCGAGCGGTTCCGAGCCAAGGCGCGTGACTTCCTGCGCAAGCACGAGGACCATGTGGCGCTGCAGAAGGTGCGGCGTAACCGGCAGCTCTCCCCCACCGACCTGGCGGAGCTGGAGCGGGTGCTCGCCGAGAGCGGCGTGGGCGCGGCCGACGACATCGAGCACGCCCGGCAGTCGGCCGACGGGCTGGGCCTGTTCATCCGGTCGCTGGTCGGGCTGGACCGGCAGGCCGCGACCGAGGCGTTCAGCGAGTTCTTGGACGGGCGCAACCCGTCCCGGAGTCAGATGGAGTTCATCCACATGATCATCGGCCACCTGACCAAGAACGGGGTCATGGACGCTGGCCTGCTCTACGAGTCCCCGTTCACGGACATCGCGCCGCAGGGGCCGGACGGTCTCTTCGCCGAGGCGGACATCAAGCGCATGGTCGCGATCCTCGACTCCGTCCGGGCCACCGCGACGCCGGCTGCCGAGGTGGCGTAG